One Telluria mixta DNA window includes the following coding sequences:
- a CDS encoding ABC transporter ATP-binding protein codes for MNVLTVNDLHLDYGHGATANPILKGVSMHLQRGEVVALLGPSGSGKTTLLRAVAGLESPKSGTIDIGERRVFDGSKKLELPAEARNLGLVFQSYALWPHKTVFDNVAYGLKLRKMAARDIEPKVREVLAQLGLGHLGERFPHQLSGGQQQRVAIARALVYNPPVILLDEPLSNLDAKLREEARAFLRELIVRLGLSALMVTHDQAEAMAISDRILLLNNGKIEQQGTPQSMYESPDTLFTAEFMGSNNRLPARVVARNGGAARVQVEGMALNATARGSGAPDVEGTALIRVEEVRIGRDPVENGIKLPLSTCMYLGDRWECLFKHGNSNVRAYSKYRVDPGNYWLEMPAEKLWVF; via the coding sequence ATGAACGTTTTGACCGTCAACGACCTGCACCTGGACTACGGCCATGGCGCCACCGCCAACCCGATCCTGAAGGGCGTGTCGATGCATTTGCAGCGCGGCGAAGTGGTGGCGCTGCTGGGCCCTTCGGGCAGCGGCAAGACCACGCTGCTGCGCGCCGTGGCCGGCCTGGAAAGCCCGAAATCGGGCACGATCGACATCGGCGAGCGCCGCGTGTTCGACGGCAGCAAGAAGCTCGAACTGCCGGCGGAGGCACGCAACCTGGGCCTCGTGTTCCAGTCGTACGCGCTGTGGCCGCACAAGACCGTGTTCGACAACGTCGCCTACGGCCTCAAGCTGCGCAAGATGGCCGCGCGCGACATCGAGCCGAAGGTGCGCGAAGTGCTCGCGCAACTGGGCCTCGGCCACCTGGGCGAACGCTTCCCGCACCAGCTCTCCGGCGGCCAGCAGCAGCGCGTGGCGATCGCCCGCGCCCTGGTCTATAACCCGCCCGTCATCCTGCTCGACGAACCGTTGTCGAACCTCGACGCCAAGCTGCGCGAGGAAGCCCGTGCGTTCCTGCGCGAGCTGATCGTGCGCCTGGGCCTCTCGGCACTGATGGTCACGCACGACCAAGCCGAGGCGATGGCGATCTCCGACCGCATCCTCCTGCTCAACAACGGCAAGATCGAGCAGCAGGGCACGCCGCAATCGATGTACGAGTCGCCGGACACGCTGTTCACCGCGGAGTTCATGGGCAGTAACAACCGCCTGCCGGCGCGCGTGGTGGCGCGCAACGGCGGCGCGGCCCGCGTGCAGGTGGAAGGCATGGCGCTGAACGCGACGGCGCGCGGCAGCGGCGCGCCCGACGTCGAGGGTACGGCCCTGATCCGGGTGGAAGAAGTGCGCATCGGTCGCGACCCCGTGGAGAACGGCATCAAGCTCCCGCTGTCCACGTGCATGTACCTGGGCGACCGGTGGGAATGCCTGTTCAAGCACGGCAACTCGAACGTGCGCGCGTATTCGAAATACCGCGTCGATCCGGGCAATTACTGGCTCGAGATGCCGGCCGAGAAGCTCTGGGTGTTCTGA
- a CDS encoding MFS transporter, protein MSHPNHTSQFALLTQRRFGPFFWTQFLGAFNDNLFKTALLVVLTYDALSWTTLPPALLNNLIPGLFILPYVVFSATAGQVADKVEKGRLARFVKLLEIGIMGIAAIGWLTHNLWLLVAAVAGMGVHSTLFGPVKYAYLPQHLKPEELVGGNGVIEMGTFVGILLGEVMGAILAGHGAAGVHLVAFGTLAVAVLGLATSWRIPVSPAPAPALKISANFVAESVRNLAFSKKNRTVFLSMLGNSWFWFYGALVLSQFPLYAKDYLHGDHSVFVLLLTIFSLGIGTGSLLCEKLSGRKVEIGLVPFGTIGLSLFGIDLYFASLGYTNTAPVDFVGVLAQHGTLRILADILLLGVFGGFFIVPLFALIQTRCDPAHVSRTIAGMNILNALFMVASAGVAVFLIGRGFSIPEMFLTTALLNAVVAIYIFSLVPEFLMRFLAWLLIHTIHRVSTVDVERIPEEGPAVLVCNHVSYVDAIVILAASPRPIRFVMDHRIFKTPLLGFIFRTGKAIPIAPAQENPWLMEKAFVDIAQALHEGELVCIFPEGKLTRTGEMNAFRGGIAKILARSQVPVIPMALRGLWGSVFSRDPSNVFERSFARGLRSRLALAVGRPVPPQQVTPEGLYEEVLALRGDWK, encoded by the coding sequence ATGAGCCACCCGAACCACACCAGCCAGTTTGCCCTGCTGACCCAGCGCCGCTTCGGCCCGTTTTTCTGGACCCAGTTCCTGGGCGCCTTCAACGACAACCTGTTCAAGACGGCGCTGCTGGTCGTGCTGACCTATGACGCGTTGTCGTGGACGACGCTGCCCCCCGCGCTGCTGAACAACCTGATCCCGGGCCTGTTCATCCTGCCGTACGTCGTGTTCTCCGCGACCGCGGGCCAGGTCGCGGACAAGGTCGAGAAGGGCCGGCTGGCGCGCTTCGTCAAGCTGCTCGAAATCGGCATCATGGGCATCGCGGCCATCGGCTGGCTGACGCACAACCTGTGGCTGCTCGTCGCCGCCGTCGCCGGCATGGGCGTGCACTCGACGCTGTTCGGCCCCGTGAAATATGCCTATCTGCCGCAGCACCTGAAACCGGAAGAACTCGTGGGCGGCAACGGCGTCATCGAGATGGGCACGTTCGTCGGCATCCTGCTGGGCGAAGTGATGGGCGCGATCCTGGCCGGCCACGGCGCCGCCGGCGTGCACCTCGTCGCGTTCGGAACGCTGGCCGTCGCCGTGCTGGGCCTCGCCACGAGCTGGCGCATTCCGGTGTCCCCGGCGCCCGCGCCGGCGCTGAAGATCAGCGCGAACTTCGTCGCCGAATCCGTGCGCAACCTGGCGTTCTCGAAGAAGAACCGCACCGTGTTCCTGTCGATGCTGGGCAATTCCTGGTTCTGGTTCTACGGCGCCCTCGTGCTGTCGCAATTCCCGCTGTACGCGAAGGACTACCTGCACGGCGACCACAGCGTATTCGTGCTGCTGCTGACCATCTTCTCGCTGGGGATCGGCACCGGCTCGCTGCTGTGCGAAAAGCTCTCCGGCCGCAAGGTCGAAATCGGCCTCGTGCCGTTCGGCACCATCGGCCTGTCGCTGTTCGGCATCGACCTGTATTTTGCGAGCCTCGGCTACACGAACACGGCCCCCGTCGACTTCGTCGGCGTGCTGGCGCAGCATGGCACGCTCCGCATCCTGGCCGACATCCTGCTGCTGGGCGTGTTCGGCGGCTTCTTCATCGTGCCGTTGTTCGCGCTGATCCAGACGCGCTGCGACCCGGCGCACGTCTCGCGCACCATCGCCGGCATGAACATCCTGAATGCGCTGTTCATGGTGGCGTCGGCCGGCGTCGCGGTGTTCCTGATCGGCCGCGGCTTCAGCATCCCCGAGATGTTCCTGACGACCGCGCTGCTGAACGCCGTGGTCGCCATCTACATCTTCTCGCTCGTGCCGGAATTCCTGATGCGCTTCCTGGCCTGGCTGCTGATCCACACGATCCACCGCGTGTCGACGGTGGACGTCGAGCGCATCCCGGAAGAGGGCCCCGCGGTCCTCGTCTGCAACCACGTCAGCTACGTGGACGCCATCGTCATCCTGGCCGCGAGCCCGCGCCCGATCCGCTTCGTGATGGACCACCGCATTTTCAAAACGCCGCTGCTGGGCTTCATCTTCCGCACCGGCAAGGCAATCCCGATCGCCCCGGCGCAGGAAAACCCGTGGCTGATGGAAAAGGCGTTCGTCGACATCGCCCAGGCGCTGCACGAAGGGGAACTCGTGTGCATCTTCCCGGAGGGAAAGCTGACGCGCACGGGCGAGATGAACGCATTCCGCGGCGGCATCGCCAAGATCCTCGCGCGCAGCCAGGTGCCCGTGATCCCGATGGCGCTGCGCGGGTTGTGGGGGAGTGTGTTTTCGCGCGATCCGTCGAATGTGTTCGAGCGGTCTTTTGCCCGCGGGCTGCGGTCGCGGCTGGCGCTGGCCGTCGGGCGGCCGGTGCCGCCGCAGCAGGTCACGCCGGAGGGGCTGTACGAAGAAGTGCTGGCATTACGTGGCGATTGGAAATAG
- a CDS encoding LysR family transcriptional regulator, with product MQTPDWDDLRFFLALCEAGTLTGAARATGVEHTTVARRIDALETALGARLFDRFPRGWSLTAAGTALVPHARKLEDDMHALLNVARGAIEVAGVVRVSAPPALTACLLAPRLRAPLSRLPGVEIDLRAEARTTDLMRRQADIALRFARPTAPGLVTRLLAHVDYALYAHADYVASRAPAQWEFLGYDELQQDAPQQDWLDKLRGARRYSVRSNDLLTLLQAAVGGCGVGVFPRYAAARAPGLVVLDPACPVRRKLWLVMHDDVRRAPHVRAVADEIIAMFEQE from the coding sequence ATGCAGACACCTGACTGGGACGACCTCCGCTTCTTTCTCGCGCTGTGCGAGGCGGGCACGCTGACGGGCGCCGCGCGCGCGACCGGGGTGGAACACACCACGGTGGCACGCCGCATCGACGCGCTCGAAACCGCGCTGGGCGCCCGCCTGTTCGACCGCTTTCCCAGGGGCTGGTCGCTGACGGCGGCCGGCACGGCGCTGGTGCCGCATGCGCGCAAGCTGGAAGACGACATGCACGCCCTGCTCAACGTGGCGCGCGGCGCGATCGAGGTGGCGGGTGTCGTGCGCGTCTCGGCGCCGCCGGCGCTGACGGCCTGCCTGCTCGCCCCGCGCCTCCGTGCGCCCTTGTCGCGCCTGCCCGGCGTGGAAATCGACCTGCGCGCGGAGGCGCGCACGACGGACCTGATGCGGCGCCAGGCCGACATCGCGCTGCGTTTTGCGCGCCCCACGGCGCCGGGCCTCGTTACCAGGCTGCTGGCGCACGTCGATTACGCCCTGTATGCGCACGCAGACTACGTGGCGAGCCGCGCGCCGGCGCAATGGGAATTCCTCGGCTACGACGAGCTGCAGCAGGATGCGCCGCAACAGGACTGGCTGGACAAGCTGCGCGGTGCCCGCCGCTACAGCGTGCGCTCGAACGATCTGCTGACGTTGCTGCAGGCCGCAGTCGGCGGCTGCGGCGTGGGTGTCTTTCCCCGGTATGCGGCGGCGCGTGCACCGGGCCTGGTCGTGCTGGATCCGGCCTGTCCGGTGCGCCGCAAACTGTGGCTGGTGATGCACGACGACGTGCGCCGCGCCCCGCACGTGCGCGCGGTGGCCGATGAGATCATCGCCATGTTCGAGCAGGAATAG
- a CDS encoding AbrB family transcriptional regulator: MFLDTPLPWMIGPLFSTAIACMLGARLSAPVQAREAGQWAIGTALGLYFSAPVLAVLARHLGWIALAVSFAICLGMAGSALLRRLSGSDAATAFFAMAVGGASEMAVQAERHGAVVERVAAAHSLRIMMVVGTIPFVVRWLAAHGWGNGHDAFVPLAGRVDAAGLCVLIAVTSCAALALKRLRVPNAWVIGPLVVALMLTAAGVQLSRLPEWMIRTGQLFIGVSLGTRFTPAFVHTAPRFLASVAACTAVTLLLAGLFAFCVAEVTGLHPGTMVLATSPGGIAEMALTARVLHLGVPVVTAFHVARMVVVVLGIGPLYRVWMRVG; encoded by the coding sequence ATCTTCCTCGACACGCCGCTGCCGTGGATGATCGGCCCGCTGTTCTCGACGGCGATCGCCTGCATGCTGGGCGCGCGTCTCTCCGCGCCCGTGCAGGCACGCGAAGCGGGGCAGTGGGCCATCGGTACCGCGCTGGGCCTGTACTTCAGCGCGCCCGTGCTGGCGGTGCTGGCCCGACACCTCGGCTGGATCGCATTGGCCGTCTCCTTCGCGATCTGCCTCGGCATGGCGGGCAGCGCGCTGCTGCGCCGCTTGTCCGGCAGCGACGCCGCGACGGCGTTCTTCGCGATGGCCGTCGGCGGCGCCTCCGAGATGGCCGTGCAGGCGGAGCGCCACGGTGCCGTGGTCGAACGCGTGGCGGCCGCGCACAGCCTGCGCATCATGATGGTCGTCGGCACCATTCCCTTCGTGGTGCGCTGGCTTGCGGCCCACGGCTGGGGCAACGGCCATGATGCGTTCGTGCCGCTCGCCGGCCGGGTCGACGCCGCCGGCCTGTGCGTGCTCATCGCCGTCACCAGCTGTGCCGCGCTGGCGCTGAAACGCCTGCGCGTGCCGAATGCGTGGGTGATCGGCCCGTTGGTCGTCGCGCTGATGCTGACGGCGGCCGGCGTGCAGCTCTCGCGCCTTCCGGAATGGATGATCCGCACGGGCCAGTTGTTCATCGGCGTCTCGCTCGGCACCCGTTTTACGCCGGCGTTCGTGCACACGGCGCCGCGCTTCCTGGCCAGCGTGGCCGCGTGCACGGCCGTCACGCTGCTGCTGGCCGGCCTGTTCGCGTTCTGCGTGGCGGAGGTGACGGGCCTGCATCCGGGCACGATGGTGCTGGCCACGTCGCCGGGCGGCATCGCGGAGATGGCGCTGACCGCGCGCGTGCTGCACCTGGGCGTGCCCGTCGTGACGGCGTTCCACGTCGCGCGCATGGTCGTCGTGGTGCTGGGGATCGGGCCGTTGTACCGGGTGTGGATGCGGGTCGGGTGA
- a CDS encoding lipocalin-like domain-containing protein, with the protein MNRQIASMVLAGVVPAAHAALPDLAGTWTLVAADVQRPDGSVERDYGAAPKGRLVIDAQGHYALQIFKAERPRFASADKAAGTSDEFRAAVLGSSTHYGTVALEDGQLVFRIEAASFPNWEGAVQRRSFELHGDELRYRVPARPDGGIRFRCGGACPEVRRFRPGCGRSPWRGTTPRRPV; encoded by the coding sequence ATGAACAGGCAGATCGCCAGCATGGTGCTGGCCGGCGTCGTCCCGGCCGCACACGCCGCACTCCCCGACCTCGCGGGCACGTGGACCCTCGTCGCCGCCGACGTCCAGCGCCCCGACGGCAGCGTCGAACGCGACTACGGCGCGGCGCCCAAGGGCCGGCTCGTCATCGACGCGCAGGGACACTACGCGCTGCAGATCTTCAAGGCCGAGCGCCCGCGCTTCGCGTCCGCGGACAAGGCGGCCGGCACGAGCGACGAATTCCGCGCCGCCGTGCTCGGGTCCAGCACGCACTACGGCACCGTCGCGCTGGAAGACGGCCAGCTGGTGTTCCGCATCGAAGCGGCATCGTTTCCGAACTGGGAGGGCGCGGTGCAGCGGCGCAGCTTCGAGCTGCATGGCGACGAGCTGCGCTATCGCGTGCCGGCGCGGCCGGACGGCGGCATCCGATTTCGGTGTGGCGGCGCATGCCCTGAGGTCAGGCGATTTCGACCCGGTTGCGGCCGTTCGCCTTGGCGAGGTACAACGCCCCGTCGGCCCGTTTGA
- a CDS encoding ethanolamine ammonia-lyase subunit EutB yields MSQYHHTVGARTYTFADLRDLMAKATPARSGDHLAGVAAGSAEERVAAQMALATLPLTTFLNEPVVPYETDEVTRLIIDEHDASAFLRIRHLTVGDFRNWLLGDEADTATLAQVAPGITPEMAAAVSKIMRIQDLVLVARKCRPVTRFRNTIGLSGTMSTRLQPNHPTDDAFGIAASLFDGLLYGSGDAVIGINPATDNVPQVIRIVEMLDEIIARYNIPTQSCVLTHVTNTIAAIDRGAPVDLVFQSIAGTQAANASFGIDLALLAEAHAAALSLRRGTVGDNVMYFETGQGSALSANANHGVDQQTCEARAYAVARKFKPLLVNTVVGFMGPEYLYDGKQIIRAGLEDHFCAKLLGLPMGCDVCYTNHAEADQDDMDVLLTMLGTAGCTFVMGVPGADDIMLNYQTTSFHDALYARRVLNLQPAPEFHAWLRDMGIFAGDGEISLGRTLPAPFERALTRIT; encoded by the coding sequence ATGAGTCAGTATCACCACACCGTCGGCGCGCGAACCTATACGTTCGCCGACCTGCGCGATCTGATGGCCAAAGCAACGCCCGCGCGCTCCGGCGATCATCTTGCCGGCGTGGCTGCCGGCAGCGCCGAGGAGCGTGTGGCCGCGCAGATGGCCCTCGCCACACTGCCGCTCACGACGTTTTTGAACGAACCGGTCGTGCCCTACGAGACGGATGAGGTCACGCGCCTGATCATCGACGAACACGACGCCTCGGCCTTCCTGCGCATCCGTCACCTGACGGTGGGCGATTTCCGCAACTGGCTGCTGGGCGACGAGGCCGACACGGCGACGCTGGCCCAGGTCGCCCCCGGGATCACGCCCGAGATGGCGGCCGCCGTGTCGAAGATCATGCGGATCCAGGACCTCGTCCTCGTCGCACGCAAGTGCCGTCCGGTCACGCGCTTCCGCAACACGATCGGCCTGTCGGGCACGATGTCGACCCGCCTGCAGCCGAACCACCCGACCGATGACGCGTTCGGCATCGCCGCCAGCCTGTTCGACGGCTTGCTGTACGGGAGTGGCGATGCGGTCATCGGCATCAACCCGGCGACGGACAACGTGCCGCAGGTCATCCGCATCGTCGAGATGCTGGACGAGATCATCGCGCGCTACAACATTCCGACCCAGTCCTGCGTGCTGACGCACGTGACCAACACGATCGCCGCGATCGACCGGGGCGCGCCGGTCGACCTGGTATTCCAGTCGATCGCCGGGACGCAGGCCGCCAACGCCAGCTTCGGCATCGACCTCGCGCTGCTGGCGGAAGCCCACGCGGCCGCCCTGTCGCTGCGACGCGGCACGGTAGGCGACAACGTCATGTATTTCGAGACCGGACAAGGCAGTGCGTTGTCCGCCAACGCCAACCACGGCGTCGACCAGCAAACCTGCGAGGCACGCGCCTATGCCGTGGCGCGCAAGTTCAAGCCGCTGCTGGTGAATACCGTGGTCGGCTTCATGGGACCGGAATACCTGTACGATGGAAAGCAGATCATCCGTGCCGGCCTGGAAGATCACTTTTGCGCCAAACTCCTTGGACTGCCGATGGGCTGCGACGTGTGCTACACCAATCATGCGGAAGCGGACCAGGACGACATGGACGTCCTGCTGACGATGCTCGGCACTGCCGGATGCACGTTCGTGATGGGCGTCCCGGGTGCGGACGACATCATGCTGAACTACCAGACCACCTCGTTCCATGATGCGTTGTACGCACGCCGCGTCTTGAACCTCCAGCCCGCGCCGGAATTCCACGCGTGGCTGCGCGACATGGGCATTTTCGCGGGCGATGGGGAGATCAGCCTGGGGCGCACCCTGCCCGCGCCGTTCGAACGCGCGTTGACGCGTATCACCTGA
- the eutC gene encoding ethanolamine ammonia-lyase subunit EutC: protein MPDTIVTPNPWQALRQFTAARIALGHTGVSQPTSAQLDFQLAHARARDAVHLALDTQALRTDIEAVWPGIGPCVQLHSAAANRNVYLQRPDLGRRLDDDSRAALAALRPSAPAMPPYDVAFVVADGLSSLAVAQNAAPFLQVVRARLLQEQWLVAPPAIVLQGRVAVGDEVGELLGANMVVVLIGERPGLSSPDSMGLYVTWAPRVGLTDERRNCISNVRPAGLRYDEAAGRLHYLLAEARRRGLTGVELKDETSGSVELAGEEKRNFLL from the coding sequence GTGCCGGACACCATCGTCACACCCAACCCCTGGCAGGCACTGCGCCAGTTCACGGCCGCGCGCATCGCGCTCGGCCACACGGGTGTCAGCCAGCCGACGTCGGCCCAGCTGGATTTCCAGCTCGCGCACGCGCGTGCGCGGGATGCCGTGCACCTTGCGCTGGATACGCAGGCACTGCGGACCGATATCGAGGCCGTCTGGCCCGGGATCGGTCCATGCGTGCAGCTGCACAGCGCGGCCGCCAACCGCAACGTCTACCTGCAGCGTCCCGATCTCGGACGGCGGCTGGATGACGATTCGCGTGCCGCCCTGGCCGCCCTGCGCCCGTCCGCGCCGGCGATGCCGCCCTACGACGTCGCCTTCGTGGTCGCGGATGGTCTTTCCTCTCTCGCGGTCGCGCAGAACGCGGCCCCGTTCCTGCAGGTGGTGCGTGCTCGGCTTCTGCAGGAGCAATGGCTGGTTGCCCCGCCTGCCATCGTGCTGCAGGGACGCGTGGCGGTCGGCGACGAAGTCGGCGAACTCTTGGGGGCGAACATGGTAGTCGTCCTGATCGGCGAGCGTCCGGGCCTCAGTTCGCCCGACAGCATGGGCCTGTATGTCACGTGGGCGCCCCGGGTCGGCCTGACCGACGAGCGCCGGAACTGCATCTCGAACGTCAGGCCGGCCGGTCTACGGTACGACGAGGCCGCGGGCAGGTTGCACTACCTGCTGGCGGAAGCGCGCCGGCGCGGGTTGACGGGGGTGGAACTCAAGGATGAGACGAGCGGGTCGGTCGAGCTCGCGGGTGAGGAAAAGCGGAATTTTCTGCTTTGA
- a CDS encoding GGDEF domain-containing protein, which yields MTRVLEISPRHPYGATVTDDRHENGNSVASLVPTADAFIMGCALRAGYAWPFCKLQFHLGQAGKGVDFSQFDSVTFDMRYAGEAGRKIRLHMTNFEPEFSTVGDWNSQRYNSVEFDAPAQATFTIPVNVVRTADWWITAHDVPLEKTYTRLDNVTALEISTGSVPPGQSITIDVRSIEFRGKWISKTRLLTWLVGAWIGCGLLGLSLSLLHVRSSLSATNARLELLAAVNKALQLEARDLANQAHTDPLTGALNRQGLREVLMKRLHVAGHVDEEMAVVFMDLDHFKRINDQHGHDAGDEVLRRFAAVIRGEIRSSDKLVRWGGEEFLLLSPETDVPHAVSMLDKLRAALAKQEWPQGLRVTSSFGVTSLKPEEDIGAAIKRADGALYLAKANGRNRVEIA from the coding sequence ATGACCCGGGTCCTCGAGATCTCGCCCCGGCACCCGTACGGCGCGACCGTCACCGACGACCGCCACGAGAACGGCAATTCCGTCGCATCGCTGGTGCCGACCGCGGATGCCTTCATCATGGGCTGTGCCCTGCGCGCGGGCTATGCCTGGCCATTCTGCAAGCTGCAGTTCCACCTTGGGCAGGCCGGCAAAGGCGTGGACTTCAGCCAGTTCGATTCGGTGACGTTCGACATGCGTTATGCGGGCGAGGCCGGGCGCAAAATCAGGCTGCACATGACGAACTTCGAGCCGGAATTCTCCACCGTCGGCGACTGGAACTCGCAGCGATACAACTCCGTCGAATTCGACGCGCCGGCACAGGCCACGTTCACGATTCCCGTCAATGTCGTGCGCACGGCGGACTGGTGGATCACGGCGCATGACGTCCCGCTGGAGAAAACGTATACCCGGCTCGACAACGTCACGGCGCTGGAGATCTCGACGGGATCGGTACCGCCCGGCCAATCGATCACGATCGACGTGCGGTCCATCGAGTTTCGCGGAAAATGGATCTCGAAAACCAGGCTGCTGACCTGGCTGGTGGGCGCGTGGATCGGCTGCGGCCTGCTGGGGCTGTCGCTGAGCCTGTTGCATGTCCGCTCCAGTCTCTCCGCGACCAACGCGCGCCTGGAGCTGCTGGCCGCCGTCAACAAGGCGCTGCAACTGGAAGCGCGCGACCTGGCCAACCAGGCCCATACCGATCCGCTGACCGGCGCATTGAATCGCCAGGGGCTCCGGGAGGTGTTGATGAAGCGCCTGCACGTCGCCGGCCACGTCGACGAGGAGATGGCGGTCGTATTCATGGATCTCGACCATTTCAAGCGGATCAACGATCAGCATGGCCACGACGCCGGCGACGAGGTATTGCGGCGCTTCGCCGCGGTCATCCGCGGCGAAATCCGATCCAGCGACAAGCTGGTGCGCTGGGGCGGCGAGGAGTTCCTGCTCCTGTCTCCGGAAACCGACGTGCCGCATGCCGTGTCCATGCTGGACAAGCTGCGCGCGGCGTTGGCGAAGCAGGAGTGGCCGCAGGGATTGCGCGTCACGTCATCCTTCGGCGTGACGTCGCTGAAGCCGGAAGAGGACATCGGGGCGGCGATCAAACGGGCCGACGGGGCGTTGTACCTCGCCAAGGCGAACGGCCGCAACCGGGTCGAAATCGCCTGA